The Drosophila mauritiana strain mau12 chromosome 2R, ASM438214v1, whole genome shotgun sequence genome has a segment encoding these proteins:
- the LOC117136476 gene encoding glucose-6-phosphate exchanger SLC37A2 isoform X2, whose translation MRAPLGLARTRKMSNNYNDVPFGIRAVQRLSRQCCTRFHARRDLLYKMSVFVLTFLAYACYHMCRKPISVVKSVLQGNCSTALAASGQECGYAPFDVPDATTLFGMLDSAFLFSYAIAMFASGFVAERVSLRYFLSMGMILTGVFTYMFGIARTSNIHSLWYFIIVQIFAGIFQTTGWPGVVALVGRWFGKSKRGLIFGIWNSHTSIGNILGTLIAAHYVESDWALSFVVPGIIIAAVGFLLFLFLVDQPEIVGCYPQAGQQERRVANESDVEQDDEEQVRHNDAEINYRSAPTERTPILPRSQPEAVPRGRGRPISLIDALFIPGVVEFSLCLFFTKLVSYTFMYWLPLYIQKSSTLGPELSADLSTLFDVGGILGAIAAGYLSDVSGMSATVCTGMLFVASPILLMYQQYGALSMTISIVLLIVVGIFVNGPYALITTSVSAELGQHSSLEGNANALATVTAIIDGTGSIGAAVGPLLAGLISTAGWQYVFHMLIAADIIAMVLLGRLVFKEFAALRRASHRIRIE comes from the exons ATGAGAGCTCCACTGGGATTGGCCAGAACGCGAAAGATGAGCAATAACTACAACGACGTGCCATTCGGCATCCGGGCAGTCCAGCGGCTGTCCCGGCAATGCTGCACCCGCTTCCATGCCCGCAGAGATTTGCT CTACAAGATGTCTGTGTTTGTGCTAACTTTCCTGGCCTACGCCTGCTATCACATGTGCCGCAAGCCCATCTCCGTGGTCAAGTCGGTGTTGCAAGGAAACTGTTCCACAGCGCTAGCTGCATCGGGTCAGGAATGTGGATATGCGCCCTTTG ATGTTCCCGATGCCACCACCCTCTTCGGAATGCTGGACTCGGCCTTCCTCTTCTCCTATGCCATCGCCATGTTTGCTTCTGGTTTCGTAGCGGAACGCGTTTCCCTGCGATACTTCTTGTCCATGGGCATGATCCTCACCGGAGTGTTCACCTACATGTTCGGCATTGCTCGCACCTCCAATATCCATAGCTTGTGGTATTTTATAATCGTGCAAATATTCGCTGGCATCTTCCAGACGACCGGATGGCCAGGTGTAGTGGCGCTGGTGGGTCGTTGGTTTGGAAAGTCGAAACGCGGGCTGATCTTTGGTATATGGAACAGCCATACGTCTATTGGAAACATTCTCGGCACGCTGATAGCGGCGCATTATGTGGAATCCGATTGGGCGCTGTCGTTTGTGGTACCCGGCATTATCATTGCAGCCGTTGGATTTTTACTCTTCCTTTTCCTAGTGGATCAGCCGGAGATTGTGGGCTGTTACCCACAAGCCGGGCAGCAGGAGCGTCGCGTGGCCAACGAGTCTGATGTGGAACAGGACGACGAGGAGCAGGTGCGCCACAACGATGCG gaAATTAACTATAGATCGGCCCCTACCGAGCGTACTCCAATCCTTCCACGATCTCAACCAGAAGCAGTGCCAAGGGGTCGCGGACGTCCCATCAGCCTGATCGACGCTTTATTCATACCCGGTGTGGTAGAGTTTTCGCTGTGTTTGTTCTTTACCAAGCTGGTGAGCTACACCTTCATGTACTGGCTGCCACTCTACATACAAAAATCCA GCACATTGGGTCCAGAACTGTCCGCTGATTTGTCCACTCTTTTCGATGTGGGTGGTATTTTGGGAGCAATAGCTGCGGGCTATCTATCAGATGTGAGCGGGATGTCGGCCACCGTCTGCACAGGCATGTTGTTCGTTGCCTCGCCCATT CTGCTGATGTATCAACAATATGGTGCATTGTCGATGACAATCAGCATAGTGCTTTTGATTGTGGTCGGCATCTTTGTGAACGGACCCTATGCCCTGATTACAACCTCTGTCAGTGCAGAGCTGGGCCAGCACAGCTCCCTGGAGGGCAATGCCAATGCTCTGGCCACGGTGACGGCCATTATCGATGGTACTGGGTCAATCGGAGCGGCAGTTGGGCCACTGCTTGCCGGCCTTATCTCCACCGCCGGATGGCAGTATGTCTTCCACATGCTCATCGCTGCCGACATCATTGCCATGGTGCTGCTGGGGCGACTGGTCTTCAAGGAGTTCGCTGCACTGCGTCGTGCATCGCATCGTATTCGGATTGAATAG
- the LOC117136476 gene encoding glucose-6-phosphate exchanger SLC37A2 isoform X3, giving the protein MRTSEQKSSWHYSQPKRIREPSHLDEQHLHLAHRSRQSMRAPLGLARTRKMSNNYNDVPFGIRAVQRLSRQCCTRFHARRDLLYKMSVFVLTFLAYACYHMCRKPISVVKSVLQGNCSTALAASGQECGYAPFDVPDATTLFGMLDSAFLFSYAIAMFASGFVAERVSLRYFLSMGMILTGVFTYMFGIARTSNIHSLWYFIIVQIFAGIFQTTGWPGVVALVGRWFGKSKRGLIFGIWNSHTSIGNILGTLIAAHYVESDWALSFVVPGIIIAAVGFLLFLFLVDQPEIVGCYPQAGQQERRVANESDVEQDDEEQVRHNDACVISFGYDTSRTVSA; this is encoded by the exons ATGAGGACAAGTGAACAGAAAA GTAGCTGGCATTACTCGCAACCGAAACGGATTCGGGAACCCAGCCACCTGGACGAGCAGCACTTGCACCTCGCCCACCGTTCGCGCCAGTCGATGAGAGCTCCACTGGGATTGGCCAGAACGCGAAAGATGAGCAATAACTACAACGACGTGCCATTCGGCATCCGGGCAGTCCAGCGGCTGTCCCGGCAATGCTGCACCCGCTTCCATGCCCGCAGAGATTTGCT CTACAAGATGTCTGTGTTTGTGCTAACTTTCCTGGCCTACGCCTGCTATCACATGTGCCGCAAGCCCATCTCCGTGGTCAAGTCGGTGTTGCAAGGAAACTGTTCCACAGCGCTAGCTGCATCGGGTCAGGAATGTGGATATGCGCCCTTTG ATGTTCCCGATGCCACCACCCTCTTCGGAATGCTGGACTCGGCCTTCCTCTTCTCCTATGCCATCGCCATGTTTGCTTCTGGTTTCGTAGCGGAACGCGTTTCCCTGCGATACTTCTTGTCCATGGGCATGATCCTCACCGGAGTGTTCACCTACATGTTCGGCATTGCTCGCACCTCCAATATCCATAGCTTGTGGTATTTTATAATCGTGCAAATATTCGCTGGCATCTTCCAGACGACCGGATGGCCAGGTGTAGTGGCGCTGGTGGGTCGTTGGTTTGGAAAGTCGAAACGCGGGCTGATCTTTGGTATATGGAACAGCCATACGTCTATTGGAAACATTCTCGGCACGCTGATAGCGGCGCATTATGTGGAATCCGATTGGGCGCTGTCGTTTGTGGTACCCGGCATTATCATTGCAGCCGTTGGATTTTTACTCTTCCTTTTCCTAGTGGATCAGCCGGAGATTGTGGGCTGTTACCCACAAGCCGGGCAGCAGGAGCGTCGCGTGGCCAACGAGTCTGATGTGGAACAGGACGACGAGGAGCAGGTGCGCCACAACGATGCG TGTGTGATCAGTTTTGGGTACGACACTTCGAGAACTGTAAGTGCATGA
- the LOC117137205 gene encoding uncharacterized protein LOC117137205 translates to MRCNKFIFQLMACFAIIELVLGYPQDRFTSAEQIQELSDASEGDAHSEISSSSETLRNLYTYERTLSRLRRALEELAYEEAADDMELAEINVFRPLFRYRSQVVKVKNPQQQFG, encoded by the exons ATGCGTTGCAACAAG TTTATCTTCCAACTTATGGCCTGTTTTGCGATTATTGAGCTTGTGCTCGGTTATCCCCAAGATCGTTTCACATCAGCGGAACAGATTCAAGAACTAAGTGATGCCAGTGAAGGGGATGCTCATTCGGAGATCTCTTCAAGCAGTGAAACTCTTAGAAATCTATACACATACGAGCGCACACTGAGCAGATTACGAAGAGCTCTGGAGGAGCTGGCCTATGAGGAGGCGGCCGATGACATGGAGCTGGCCGAGATCAATGTTTTCCGGCCACTATTCCGTTACCGATCTCAGGTGGTGAAGGTGAAGAATCCGCAGCAGCAGTTTGGCTAA
- the LOC117136476 gene encoding glucose-6-phosphate exchanger SLC37A2 isoform X1, with the protein MRTSEQKSSWHYSQPKRIREPSHLDEQHLHLAHRSRQSMRAPLGLARTRKMSNNYNDVPFGIRAVQRLSRQCCTRFHARRDLLYKMSVFVLTFLAYACYHMCRKPISVVKSVLQGNCSTALAASGQECGYAPFDVPDATTLFGMLDSAFLFSYAIAMFASGFVAERVSLRYFLSMGMILTGVFTYMFGIARTSNIHSLWYFIIVQIFAGIFQTTGWPGVVALVGRWFGKSKRGLIFGIWNSHTSIGNILGTLIAAHYVESDWALSFVVPGIIIAAVGFLLFLFLVDQPEIVGCYPQAGQQERRVANESDVEQDDEEQVRHNDAEINYRSAPTERTPILPRSQPEAVPRGRGRPISLIDALFIPGVVEFSLCLFFTKLVSYTFMYWLPLYIQKSSTLGPELSADLSTLFDVGGILGAIAAGYLSDVSGMSATVCTGMLFVASPILLMYQQYGALSMTISIVLLIVVGIFVNGPYALITTSVSAELGQHSSLEGNANALATVTAIIDGTGSIGAAVGPLLAGLISTAGWQYVFHMLIAADIIAMVLLGRLVFKEFAALRRASHRIRIE; encoded by the exons ATGAGGACAAGTGAACAGAAAA GTAGCTGGCATTACTCGCAACCGAAACGGATTCGGGAACCCAGCCACCTGGACGAGCAGCACTTGCACCTCGCCCACCGTTCGCGCCAGTCGATGAGAGCTCCACTGGGATTGGCCAGAACGCGAAAGATGAGCAATAACTACAACGACGTGCCATTCGGCATCCGGGCAGTCCAGCGGCTGTCCCGGCAATGCTGCACCCGCTTCCATGCCCGCAGAGATTTGCT CTACAAGATGTCTGTGTTTGTGCTAACTTTCCTGGCCTACGCCTGCTATCACATGTGCCGCAAGCCCATCTCCGTGGTCAAGTCGGTGTTGCAAGGAAACTGTTCCACAGCGCTAGCTGCATCGGGTCAGGAATGTGGATATGCGCCCTTTG ATGTTCCCGATGCCACCACCCTCTTCGGAATGCTGGACTCGGCCTTCCTCTTCTCCTATGCCATCGCCATGTTTGCTTCTGGTTTCGTAGCGGAACGCGTTTCCCTGCGATACTTCTTGTCCATGGGCATGATCCTCACCGGAGTGTTCACCTACATGTTCGGCATTGCTCGCACCTCCAATATCCATAGCTTGTGGTATTTTATAATCGTGCAAATATTCGCTGGCATCTTCCAGACGACCGGATGGCCAGGTGTAGTGGCGCTGGTGGGTCGTTGGTTTGGAAAGTCGAAACGCGGGCTGATCTTTGGTATATGGAACAGCCATACGTCTATTGGAAACATTCTCGGCACGCTGATAGCGGCGCATTATGTGGAATCCGATTGGGCGCTGTCGTTTGTGGTACCCGGCATTATCATTGCAGCCGTTGGATTTTTACTCTTCCTTTTCCTAGTGGATCAGCCGGAGATTGTGGGCTGTTACCCACAAGCCGGGCAGCAGGAGCGTCGCGTGGCCAACGAGTCTGATGTGGAACAGGACGACGAGGAGCAGGTGCGCCACAACGATGCG gaAATTAACTATAGATCGGCCCCTACCGAGCGTACTCCAATCCTTCCACGATCTCAACCAGAAGCAGTGCCAAGGGGTCGCGGACGTCCCATCAGCCTGATCGACGCTTTATTCATACCCGGTGTGGTAGAGTTTTCGCTGTGTTTGTTCTTTACCAAGCTGGTGAGCTACACCTTCATGTACTGGCTGCCACTCTACATACAAAAATCCA GCACATTGGGTCCAGAACTGTCCGCTGATTTGTCCACTCTTTTCGATGTGGGTGGTATTTTGGGAGCAATAGCTGCGGGCTATCTATCAGATGTGAGCGGGATGTCGGCCACCGTCTGCACAGGCATGTTGTTCGTTGCCTCGCCCATT CTGCTGATGTATCAACAATATGGTGCATTGTCGATGACAATCAGCATAGTGCTTTTGATTGTGGTCGGCATCTTTGTGAACGGACCCTATGCCCTGATTACAACCTCTGTCAGTGCAGAGCTGGGCCAGCACAGCTCCCTGGAGGGCAATGCCAATGCTCTGGCCACGGTGACGGCCATTATCGATGGTACTGGGTCAATCGGAGCGGCAGTTGGGCCACTGCTTGCCGGCCTTATCTCCACCGCCGGATGGCAGTATGTCTTCCACATGCTCATCGCTGCCGACATCATTGCCATGGTGCTGCTGGGGCGACTGGTCTTCAAGGAGTTCGCTGCACTGCGTCGTGCATCGCATCGTATTCGGATTGAATAG